A stretch of Gossypium hirsutum isolate 1008001.06 chromosome A06, Gossypium_hirsutum_v2.1, whole genome shotgun sequence DNA encodes these proteins:
- the LOC107961821 gene encoding pyruvate dehydrogenase E1 component subunit beta-3, chloroplastic, producing MAAIFQGVGAAAALSSLPSNSFDSKNFLFSPRRSFSVRKAPSFVVVRSDGTMNLDLNPKGRRAQQFIANAVATKEDSSAASSFSKPGNELLLFEALREGLEEEMERDPRVCVMGEDVGHYGGSYKVTKGLATKFGDLRVLDTPIAENSFTGMGIGAAMTGLRPVVEGMNMGFLLLAFNQISNNCGMLHYTSGGQFTIPIVIRGPGGVGRQLGAEHSQRLESYFQSIPGIQMVACSTPYNAKGLMKAAIRSENPVILFEHVLLYNLKERIPDEDYICNLEEAEMVRPGEHVTILTYSRMRYHVMQAAKTLVNKGYDPEVIDIRSLKPFDLYTIGNSVKKTHRVLIVEECMRTGGIGASLTAAITENFHDYLDAPIICLSSQDVPTPYAGTLEEWTVVQPAQIVAAVEQLCQ from the exons ATGGCTGCCATCTTCCAAGGAGTTGGGGCGGCTGCTGCGTTATCATCATTACCCTCCAATTCTTTCGATtccaaaaattttcttttttctcctcGTAGATCCTTCTCCG TGAGGAAAGCGCCGAGCTTTGTGGTAGTCAGATCTGATGGAACCATGAACTTGGATTTGAACCCTAAAGGTCGAAGGGCTCAACAATTTATTGCCAATGCAGTTGCG accAAAGAAGATAGCTCCGCAGCGTCGTCATTTTCGAAACCAGG GAATGAGCTTTTACTTTTTGAAGCTCTACGAGAGGGATTGGAAGAAGAAATGGAGAGGGATCCCCGTGTGTGTGTCATGGGTGAAGATGTGGGTCACTATGGAGGTTCCTACAAAGTGACCAAAGGACTAGCTACGAAGTTTGGGGACCTTAGGGTTCTTGACACCCCTATTGCGGAGAACTCTTTCACTGGCATGGGAATCGGAGCTGCTATGACTGGCTTGAGACCAGTTGTTGAGGGTATGAACATGGGATTTCTCCTCCTTGCTTTTAATCAGATCTCAAACAATTGTGGTATGCTTCATTATACGTCTGGTGGCCAGTTTACCATACCAATAGTTATTCGTGGACCTGGTGGTGTTGGACGGCAACTTGGTGCAGAGCATTCTCAACGCCTTGAGTCCTATTTTCAGTCAATACCTGGAATTCAAATGGTTGCATGTTCAACCCCTTACAATGCCAAGGGATTAATGAAGGCTGCTATCAGAAGTGAGAACCCTGTTATACTTTTTGAGCATGTTTTGCTTTACAACCTCAAGGAGAGAATCCCAGATGAGGATTATATCTGTAATCTTGAGGAAGCTGAGATGGTAAGGCCTGGAGAACATGTCACTATTCTAACCTATTCAAGGATGAGGTATCATGTGATGCAGGCAGCAAAAACTTTGGTGAACAAGGGTTATGATCCTGAAGTAATTGATATTAGGTCATTGAAACCATTTGATCTTTACACCATTGGTAACTCAGTTAAGAAGACACATCGTGTTCTTATTGTGGAGGAGTGCATGCGGACAGGTGGTATTGGTGCTAGCTTGACCGCTGCCATCACTGAGAATTTCCATGATTATTTGGATGCTCCAATCATCTGCTTATCTTCACAGGATGTGCCTACACCATATGCTGGAACATTGGAGGAATGGACTGTAGTTCAGCCTGCGCAGATTGTGGCGGCGGTTGAGCAGCTCTGCCAGTAG